ggatacaGGCAGCAAgcgacagacaggtggacacaggtagcaaaagacagacaggtggacacaggaagcaaaagacagacaggtggacacaggtagcaaaagacagacaggtggacacaggtagcaaaagacagacaggtgcagcaaaagacagacaggtggatacaggtagcaagagacagacaggtggacacaggAAGCAAAAGATAGACAGGTGGACACCGGTagcaaaagacagacaggtggacacaggtagctagagacagacaggtggacacaggTAGCTAGAGGTGGACACAGGtagctagagacagacaggtggacacaggtagctagagacagacaggcgggcacaGGTAGCTAGAGGTGGACACAGGtagctagagacagacaggtggacacaggtagctagagacagacaggtggagacaggtagcaaaagacagacaggtggacacaggtagctagagacagacaggtcagtCAGCTACCAGCCATCATGCAGACGACAGACGCCCTGTAGACGTTGGTCAGACTGCCCAGTTCCCCTGTGGCCAGAATGGTCTTCAGGTGGGCATCGCCGCATGCCTCCCTCATCAGCCGCACCTCCTCATACACACCTGCACAACGTCCACCACATCTCTCTATCCAGCACTAAATGCACATTAACGTGtgtacatgcacaagcacacacccacaagcACTCTTGTATACAATGTATTACATGCACACAGAAGgacatgcaagcatacacacatgggtatacacatatatatatgcacaacacacacacatattcatacacatagtcacataaacagacacagacacatgaagatGAAGCACAGTGACAGACGAAAATAACCaggtccaccacacacacacatacagagacttgaagacatacacaacacacacacacacacacactcaaacacacacacacgcgcgcgcacacacacacacacacacataacacactctcacacacacacatacacacacacacactcgcacacacacatgcacacactcacacacacactacacagacacatatacacagacacacacacacacatacacacacacacacacacacagtgacagagctcAATGCCCAGTGCCCCCCTGACCTTTCCAGTCTCCCTGCAGAGCCAGTGTTctgttgatgacgatgtcgatCTCTGACGCCCCGTCCTGCACCGCTTGCCGGATCTCTTCCAGTCGGGTCTTCAGTCCTGTCTGACCTGTCGGGAACCCTGTGGccactgtccacaacacactgaccGGTCAACCCTGTGGccactgtccacaacacactgactgGTCAACCCTGTGGccactgtccacaacacactgaccGGTCAACCCTGTGGccactgtccacaacacactgactgGTCAACCCTGTGGccactgtccacaacacactgaccGGTCAACCCTGTggccactgtccacacacacactgaccggtcaacactgtcaccactgtccacaacacactgaccagtcaacCCTGTggccactgtccacacacacactgaccggtcAACCCTGTCAccactgtccacaacacactgaccagtcaacCCTGTGgcctctgtccacacacacactgaccggtcaacactgtcaccactgtccacacacactgaccggtcAACCCTGTggccactgtccacacacacactgaccggtcAACCCTGTGGccactgtccacaacacactgaccagtcaacCCTGTGGCCACTGTTCACAACACACTGACTGGTCAATCCTGTGGCTactgtccacaacacactgaccagtcaacCCTGTggccactgtccacacacacacactgacctgtcaacactgtccacacacacacacacactgaccagtgaaCACTGTggccactgtccacacacacacacactgactggtcaaCACTGTggccactgtccacacacacatactgaccagtcaacactgtccacacacacatacatactgaccGTTGAACACTGTggccactgtccacacacacacactgactggtcaaCACTGTCCAAACAAACACTGACCAGTCAACACTTGCCACTgtccacacacaaactgaccagtcagcactgtcaccactgtccacacacacacactctaaccacACACATGCTCTAATTGATCGAGTCCTTTCCTTTAAACCTCTGTGAACAATGGTCACCAGTTGTACTGTCACATACTTCGTGTCTTAAAACTGCCCTGTGAACAATGGTCACCAGTCATACTGTCACAtacttcatgtcttaaaactgcCCTGTGAACAATGGTCACCAGTTGTACTGTCACATACTTTCACAtacttcatgtcttaaaactgcCCTGTGAACAATGGTCACCAGTTGTACTGTCATAtacttcatgtcttaaaactgcCTGTGAACAATGGTCACCAGTTGTACTGTCACATACTTCAAGTCTTAAAACTGACCTGTGAACAATGGTCACCAGTTGTACTGTCACAtacttcatgtcttaaaactgcCCTGTGAACAATGGTCACCAGTTGTACTGTCACACACTTCGTCTTAAAACTACCCTGTGAACAATGGTCACCACTTGTACTGTGACAtacttcatgtcttaaaactgaCCTGTGAACAATGGTCACCAGTCATACTGTCACAtacttcatgtcttaaaactgcCCTGTGAACAATGGTCACCAGTTGTACTGTCACATACTTTCACAtacttcatgtcttaaaactgcCCTGTGAACAATGGTCACCAGTTGTACTGTCACATACTTCAAGTCTTAAAACTGACCTGTGAACAATGGTCACCAGTTGTACTGTCACAtacttcatgtcttaaaactgcCCTGTGAACAATGGTCACCAGTTGTACTGTCACACACTTCGTCTTAAAACTACCCTGTGAACAATGGTCACCACTTGTACTGTGACAtacttcatgtcttaaaactgaCCTGTGAACAATGGTCACCACTTGTACTGTCACATACTTCATGTCTTAAAAATGACCTGTGAACAATGGTCACCACTAGTACTGTCACAtacttcatgtcttaaaactgaCCTGTGAACAATGGTCACCACTTGTACTGTCACAAACTTAcaactgacactgacaacaaTTGACAAACTTTTAGTTTCAATTTCAAAaatgtgtcaaagcatgcaggtcGATCCATATATAACACACCATATctgctttgaaaaagaaaagttaaaaaaacaataacagatgtctgaccttcacataaacccaacacactggtctgGCCTTGACAGCCTGCTCTGGGTTTGTGCCaaacattaaccctttgagccctgaccaccgctttactggtggtagagaaaaatgacataatgcctagccaccggttgagcggtgagtaaacacttgtgtcatgttttgctattggttgacttatatttaagagccaatcagaaaaactgtaatattctgacatcagcgaacgtagtaccaacatggccacgccttttcactgtgttttgtgcatgtgctttggataaaaaagattgttttcaatataagtcaaccaacagcaaaacatgatacaagtatttacgcaccgctcaaccagtggctaggcattatgtcatttttctctaccattggtaaagcggtggtcatggcactctttttatatctgccgtgacacattaaataccaattatttgcaaatttgggctcaggagctcaggcagaagggttaaaattgctcaggaactcagggctcaaagggttcatgtaaaaaacaaacaaaaaaaaccacaaccaactaatatgaaacaaaacaaaaacaaacaaaaaaatccaacacatatacatatataaatacatcagaataaaagaaagtgaaagataCAAGGTGAATGAttcaaataaaacaagaacaaaaattggCTACACACAGAAAacctgcacacacccacatatacatcCACACTCAAAcaagtatgcaaacacacacacacacacacacacacacacacacacacacacacagagatctgtacACAACACACGCAGTCTAATCACACAACTCTTGACTGACCAAACCTATTTCTTTCAACAGCTTAACACTGCCCTGCATGTAACCCATTTTAACAACCTGCATGAAGAAGTAAGGAGGACCAGAACTTCATGAAGTGAGGATTGCAAAGAAAAACTGGTAAACCCTTTTTTTAACAAttatttcctgtctctgtctttctcattgtcttatacacacacacacacacacacacacacaaacacattcacacaaaacacacatgtttccaagacaaaaaaaaacacgtttcatCCCTGTCTTACCTGAAGCAATAGGGATCTGACATTTCATGCTGTCCATGGCCCGCTTGCAGTCAGCCACACGGCTGGggtacacacacaccgcccctgtTGTCACctctgaaacaacacatatattacagtcagctacacacacacacacacacacacacatacaacaccgcTCCTGTTGTCACCTCTGACACAACACAAATATTAcagtcagttacacacacacacacacacacacagatcgctcCTGTTGTCACCTCTGACACAACACAAATATTACAGttagctacacacacactctgcccctATTGTCGCCTCTGACACAACAAAAAtatcacagtcagacacacacacgcgtgcgcgcgcacacacacgcgcacacacactcacacactgccccTGTTGTCACCTttgacaaaacacaaacattacAGTACttgggctacacacacacacacgtatacatatacaagcgtacacacacacacacacacactcacattcacacacactcacacacacaaacacactcacactcaaacacacacacacacacacacacacacacacacagtgacagagctcAATGTTTTCACCTCTGATACACAACGTAGTCAGTTACATGGGCTCAATACCCATCACTTGCCCTGTCCTACCTGTACACTCTATGCCCATGAATTGCCCTGTCCTACCTCTAGGCTCTATGCCCATGAATTGCCCTGTCCTACAGGCTCTATGTCCATGACTTGCCCTGTCCTACCTGTACGCTCTATGTCCATGACTTACCCTGTCCTACTTGTAAACTCTCTGCCAATGACTTGCCCTGTCCTACCTGTAGGCTCTGTGCCCATGACTTGCCCTGTCTTACCTGAAGGCTCTATGCCCATCACTTGCCCTGCCCTCGCTGTAGGCTCTATGCCCATGACTTACCATGTCCTGCCTGCAGGCTCTGTGCCCATCACTTGCCCTGTCCTACCTGTAAGCTCTATGCCCATCACTTGCCCTGTCCTACCTGTAGGCTCTATGCCCATGACTTGCCCTGTCCTACCTGTAGGCTCTATGCCCATGGCTTTCAGCAGGTCAGAGCGGATAGGGTGTGCTGCCTTGTAGCACAGTCGACTGACATTGGTTGGCGTGTCATCCCCCGCCAGTGTTGTCAAGTCAATACATGTCACTGCCCTCAACTGCCAAGCAGCCTGGAACATCAGTATCCATACTATTTTaagtttttttaactttatttctGATCATCAGACATGTTCTTGTTATACAAAAACACGCAATCTCATCAAACCTATAAACACATGCCTATGAACAAATGCAAACGTGTTCACACAGGCATAAAcaatgcacgcacaaacatacacatcatgcatgcacacacacatacacacacacaagactgcatacatgcatgcacacacacaaataggaatGAAACAAAACATGGGGCCTCACCTGCCACTGCTTTTTAACTCCCCTGCTGGCACTGATTGCATCCGCACGGCGTTTGACAGCAGGTAGATTGATGCTAACATTCTTGATCCATGATTCATCTGTAACAAGTCATTGGGGTCTGTGAGTTTTCGCGCTAACATCAACAGTTTAACATGTACTGTGGATGCACACACTAACATCAACAGTTTAACATCTACTACTGTTGGCACCATGTGTGTCAGCTGAGTAAAATTTACTAAAAAGACTTCTGGCCCTACAGAACCATGTCTCTCTGCTCACCACACACTGATCTGctgataaaatacataaatactAGCGCACTGGTCAATGAGTTTGATTGTTGACATTTTTGTATCAAAgggttgttttagttttttttctttcaatgccaaagggtgtgtatatgcatgcgagtgtgtgtgactgcatgtgtgtgcatgtttgtgtgtgcatgcatgcgtgcatgcaagtgtgtgtgacagcatgcgtgtgcatgttttgtggtttgtttttttgttgtttttcttgttttttgtttacctCCCCTGCTGCTACCAATGGCATTTTTTTAACAAGAAATATATGGGGTCGAATTTTTATAATCGCAaaaaagtcatatatatatatactggttaAAAGAAGCAAACTAAATACCACTGGAGGAGTATGTAGTTAATCCAGGAAATGACTAAAAGAAAGAATGGTTGGTTCGTGCTAATCATACAGCCCCAGTCACATGTCTTGTGGGCGTCCTTCAGTGGACAAGGGTGGTTCTACCTCCATCAAGTCTGTGCCCAATGCATAGTATTTCAAATGTCTGGGCCAAGGCAATGCTCATTCGTTCACACTTCATCCAACTTGCTATATCTGAGCATAGTTCAAAATCAAAATAGCAAAGATCATACAGCTCTGAATGCCAGACAGCTCACCAAAATCAATTCCAGAATTTCTGGCTGCCATCTTGCCTCCAGAGCTGTCTTTTTACCACAAACTCTTGCATCTTCAGACCCAAGAATTTTTAGTGCTGATAAGAAAGAACTGTCGGAAACACAATtaataaacaacaaaatatgcATACATTTTCGACAAAACTGATTTTTAAATGAATAGTCAATtttcagcactgtgtgtgtgtgcgggggaaggggcggggggagggagcagtatatatatatttgtgtgtgtaaattacaCACAAAAAGTAGTCGAGTAAAGATTCAGCAAGGGGTACATTGGGGCAGGTTTGAGTAAAAATACAAACTGTATGGCAATAAACATCAAAGTGGATGATTTGAGTTTTCGCTCAAAATATCAAATAAAGCAGCTTGTGTTTCATTTTGATGTGATCAAAATTACATGTAATACATGTAATTTTGTTTCACTTCGTGTGTTCAGCATGGGAAAGTCAAGTTGTTTCATCTTGGTCGGGTTCCCGCTTGGCGAAATCTAGGACCGCATCCGCGGGCGCGTGTTTCCAAACATACGTCAGAGCTGTGGGAACTCTGACACTTTCCGTTTTTGAAGTATTTTAAGCGCTTTTGTCACACTCTAACTACCCAGAAGTGTCAGTCATTTGTCAAACTGTAGTTGTAGCATCATGTCGCAGGATCGTCAGCAATGGACGAAGCCGAAAGATATCATGCGAACCCGAAGTCGGCAGAAGCGACGATCAAAGGAAGCGGGT
The window above is part of the Babylonia areolata isolate BAREFJ2019XMU chromosome 23, ASM4173473v1, whole genome shotgun sequence genome. Proteins encoded here:
- the LOC143298340 gene encoding deoxyribose-phosphate aldolase-like; the protein is MAARNSGIDFDESWIKNVSINLPAVKRRADAISASRGVKKQWQAAWQLRAVTCIDLTTLAGDDTPTNVSRLCYKAAHPIRSDLLKAMGIEPTEVTTGAVCVYPSRVADCKRAMDSMKCQIPIASVATGFPTGQTGLKTRLEEIRQAVQDGASEIDIVINRTLALQGDWKGVYEEVRLMREACGDAHLKTILATGELGSLTNVYRASVVCMMAGADFIKTSTGKEGVNATLPVSLVMVRAIRDYFQRTHYKVGFKPAGGIRTAKEACQWLVLMKEELGEDWTHPHLFRIGASSLLADLERQVFHFIKGTYPAAYEFPLS